Proteins co-encoded in one Balneolaceae bacterium genomic window:
- a CDS encoding DUF3500 domain-containing protein: MKYLISALFLLLLSIAPVNISDNPAIEFLDSLNEEQLEKAQKPFNDLTRHTWHFLPAAMWPRPGIPLQELDDNQKELLFDVLQEFLSETGYDKTQSIMELENVLAEIENNPDFRDPELYYATFYGEPDNDDKWAWSFEGHHISLNFTVVEGDVSMVPRFLGARPSLIPEGPREGEKTALHKEEDMGIELIQSMSDEQLDKAIFLETAFWEIVTNVATETGPLTFEGITMDELNENQQVLLLDIINEYLSVMPEELAEKRYENLKNEEFNQIKFAWAGATHVGEPHYYRIQGKTFLIEFDNTQDDANHIHTVWRDFDGDFGKDLLREHYRDSPHHQH; this comes from the coding sequence ATGAAATACCTTATATCAGCACTGTTTCTACTTTTACTCTCAATTGCTCCTGTTAACATTTCAGACAATCCTGCTATCGAGTTTTTGGATTCTCTGAATGAAGAACAACTTGAAAAAGCCCAAAAACCGTTTAATGATTTAACAAGACACACCTGGCATTTTCTGCCGGCAGCCATGTGGCCGCGACCAGGAATTCCGTTGCAAGAACTTGATGACAATCAAAAAGAATTGCTTTTTGACGTCCTGCAGGAATTCCTGAGCGAAACTGGTTACGACAAAACCCAATCTATCATGGAGCTTGAAAATGTGCTCGCCGAAATTGAAAACAACCCGGATTTCAGAGACCCTGAACTCTATTACGCCACTTTTTATGGTGAACCTGATAATGATGATAAATGGGCCTGGTCGTTTGAAGGACATCATATATCACTAAATTTCACGGTAGTTGAAGGCGATGTTTCGATGGTTCCAAGATTTTTAGGAGCTCGCCCCTCTCTTATACCCGAAGGTCCAAGAGAAGGAGAAAAAACAGCCTTGCACAAAGAGGAAGATATGGGAATCGAGTTGATTCAATCGATGTCTGATGAGCAGCTCGATAAAGCAATTTTTTTGGAAACGGCGTTTTGGGAGATTGTTACCAATGTAGCTACCGAAACGGGTCCGCTTACGTTTGAAGGGATTACGATGGACGAATTGAATGAAAATCAGCAAGTATTATTGCTCGATATCATCAATGAATATCTCTCAGTCATGCCTGAAGAACTCGCCGAAAAACGATATGAAAATCTAAAGAATGAGGAATTTAACCAGATCAAATTTGCCTGGGCTGGTGCCACACATGTAGGTGAACCTCACTACTACCGTATTCAAGGGAAAACATTCCTGATAGAGTTCGACAATACACAGGATGATGCCAACCACATTCATACCGTATGGCGGGATTTTGATGGTGATTTTGGGAAGGATTTGCTTCGCGAACATTATAGGGATTCACCACATCATCAGCA
- a CDS encoding secondary thiamine-phosphate synthase enzyme YjbQ yields the protein MWYQKEITLSPKSRGFHLITNEITSKLDKLSEIKTGLAHIFIKHTSAGLTINENADPSVRRDFETHFNRMVPEDMSMFEHTLEGSDDMTSHLKSSILGHSVTIPVSNGRFNLGTWQGVYLCEHRNRGGSRKLVVTLHGD from the coding sequence ATGTGGTATCAAAAAGAGATTACGCTTTCCCCGAAATCCAGAGGATTTCATTTGATTACGAATGAGATTACTTCCAAACTCGATAAACTGAGTGAGATCAAAACGGGCCTGGCTCACATTTTTATCAAACATACCAGCGCGGGATTGACAATCAACGAAAATGCCGATCCGTCTGTGAGACGAGATTTTGAAACTCACTTCAACCGGATGGTTCCCGAAGATATGTCGATGTTTGAACACACTCTTGAAGGATCTGATGACATGACCTCTCATTTGAAAAGTTCTATTTTAGGTCATTCAGTTACAATTCCTGTCTCCAATGGAAGATTCAATCTTGGAACATGGCAGGGAGTTTATCTTTGTGAACACCGAAACAGGGGCGGATCAAGAAAACTGGTTGTAACATTGCATGGTGATTGA
- the typA gene encoding translational GTPase TypA, with protein sequence MSEQLRNIAIIAHVDHGKTTLVDQMLRQSGTFRENQQVAERVMDSGDLEKEKGITISSKNTAVKWKDTKINIVDTPGHADFGGEVERILKMVNGVILLVDAAEGPLPQTKFVLRKSLALNYQPIVVINKIDRKDARPDAVLNEIFDLFVSLDASNEQLDFPILYAIGIDGIAKTELEDEGEDLTPLFDLIVDHIPPPEQISDAPFKMLVSSVDWNDYVGRIAIGRVEQGTIKTNQEIVLMDRKGNHKSKAKATKLFTFNGLNREPVEEAHAGDIIAMAGYEAVEIGDTLTHISDPTPIDYYDIDQPTMAMYFRVNNSPFAGKEGDYVTSNMIKDRLQKEIRTNVSIKVKQTENPDIFKVSGRGELQLSILIETMRREGFEFAVSRPEVLYKEVDGKLLEPFEEVVIDVHADYSNKVIDNIQKRRGIMTSMVQEGDNHRVEFSVPSRGLIGFRGEMLTETRGTGIMHQQFSEYKEYAGDIPGRTRGALISLEQGDVTPYALEGLQDRGQFLVQPGDPVYEGQVVGINNRVDDLVVNVVKKKNLTNHRATQTADSVKISQAKRMTLEQCIEFIDNDELLEVTPKSLRIRKLYLDHNERKRAEKKNEAATQLS encoded by the coding sequence ATGTCAGAACAATTAAGAAATATCGCCATTATTGCTCACGTAGATCACGGCAAAACAACGCTGGTAGATCAGATGTTGAGGCAGAGTGGTACATTCAGAGAGAATCAACAGGTTGCAGAGCGCGTTATGGACTCCGGCGATCTTGAAAAAGAGAAAGGGATTACCATCAGTTCCAAGAATACCGCTGTAAAATGGAAAGACACAAAAATAAATATTGTGGATACGCCGGGTCACGCAGATTTTGGGGGAGAGGTAGAACGGATTCTCAAAATGGTAAATGGTGTAATTTTGTTGGTTGATGCCGCCGAGGGACCACTTCCTCAAACAAAGTTTGTGTTGAGAAAATCGCTGGCACTCAATTATCAGCCAATTGTTGTGATCAATAAAATTGACCGAAAGGATGCCCGACCGGATGCCGTGTTAAATGAAATTTTTGACCTGTTTGTATCACTTGATGCATCGAACGAACAGCTTGATTTCCCGATTCTCTATGCTATAGGCATTGACGGGATTGCAAAAACAGAGCTTGAGGATGAAGGGGAAGATCTGACTCCTCTGTTTGATCTGATTGTAGATCACATTCCACCACCAGAGCAAATTTCCGATGCCCCATTTAAAATGTTGGTGAGCAGCGTGGACTGGAATGATTACGTTGGACGAATTGCCATCGGACGGGTTGAACAAGGTACGATTAAAACCAACCAGGAAATTGTTTTGATGGACCGAAAGGGAAATCATAAATCTAAAGCAAAAGCCACGAAACTGTTTACATTTAACGGACTGAATCGTGAGCCTGTTGAAGAAGCCCATGCCGGTGATATTATTGCAATGGCGGGTTATGAGGCTGTTGAAATCGGTGACACTTTAACTCATATTTCTGATCCCACTCCTATTGATTATTACGATATCGATCAGCCCACTATGGCCATGTATTTCCGGGTTAATAATTCTCCGTTTGCAGGTAAAGAGGGAGATTATGTGACATCAAACATGATCAAAGATCGGCTGCAAAAAGAGATCCGAACCAACGTGTCTATAAAAGTTAAACAAACTGAGAATCCGGATATTTTTAAAGTATCGGGACGTGGAGAATTACAGCTTTCCATTCTTATTGAAACGATGCGGCGCGAAGGATTTGAATTTGCCGTTTCGCGACCGGAAGTGCTGTACAAAGAAGTGGACGGAAAACTACTTGAACCTTTTGAGGAAGTTGTGATTGATGTACACGCAGATTACAGCAATAAAGTGATCGACAATATCCAAAAAAGACGCGGTATTATGACCTCTATGGTTCAGGAGGGAGATAATCATCGGGTGGAATTTAGCGTACCATCCCGCGGATTAATAGGTTTCCGGGGTGAAATGCTTACAGAAACTCGCGGAACCGGAATTATGCACCAGCAGTTTTCGGAATATAAAGAATACGCCGGGGACATTCCGGGCCGAACACGAGGTGCTTTGATCTCGCTCGAACAAGGCGATGTAACGCCCTATGCGTTAGAGGGGTTGCAGGATCGCGGACAATTTTTAGTTCAGCCGGGTGATCCGGTTTATGAGGGGCAGGTTGTTGGAATCAATAACCGAGTGGATGATTTGGTAGTAAATGTTGTAAAAAAGAAGAATCTGACGAACCATCGTGCTACACAAACAGCAGATTCAGTTAAGATTTCCCAGGCCAAAAGAATGACGCTTGAGCAGTGTATTGAATTTATTGACAATGATGAGCTGCTTGAAGTAACTCCCAAAAGTTTGCGAATTCGAAAGCTATATCTCGATCACAATGAGCGTAAAAGAGCCGAGAAAAAGAACGAAGCTGCCACCCAATTATCATAA
- a CDS encoding SDR family oxidoreductase, whose protein sequence is MDLELTNQKFIICGASSGFGEAVARQLLIEGAEAILIARRGDLLREKFDHFKSQIDIIQGSLIYEDTIDRIENAAKSGDFHGVLFNAGGPPTGTPLETDMKDWDSSWQLVMRWKIDLALRLAPILTEKEYGRMLFIESQSVKQPLPSLVLSNSFRAGVVGFAKSLALEIAKDGVTVNVIAPGAHETPAIDRVIKNNSSIQGVSYDEAKKKMEKNIPVGRMGKAEELASLAAWLLSPHSGYITGQTISHEGGVIKGIFG, encoded by the coding sequence ATGGACTTAGAGCTTACTAATCAAAAATTCATTATATGCGGAGCCAGCAGTGGATTTGGCGAAGCTGTAGCTCGTCAGCTACTAATCGAAGGGGCAGAAGCCATACTTATTGCCCGCCGCGGAGATTTGCTTCGTGAAAAGTTTGACCACTTCAAGAGTCAAATTGACATCATACAGGGTAGCTTAATTTATGAGGATACCATCGACCGGATTGAAAACGCCGCAAAATCCGGTGATTTTCATGGGGTATTGTTCAATGCCGGAGGACCGCCAACCGGAACTCCTCTTGAAACCGACATGAAAGACTGGGATTCTTCCTGGCAGCTCGTTATGCGTTGGAAAATTGATCTGGCCCTCCGGCTCGCTCCCATTCTCACAGAGAAGGAATATGGACGAATGCTTTTTATTGAAAGTCAGTCTGTGAAACAACCTCTGCCCTCTTTGGTTTTGAGTAATTCATTCCGGGCAGGCGTAGTAGGATTTGCAAAATCGTTAGCACTTGAAATAGCCAAAGATGGAGTTACAGTCAATGTAATTGCACCCGGAGCGCATGAAACACCTGCTATTGATCGTGTCATCAAAAATAACAGCAGTATACAGGGAGTATCCTATGATGAAGCCAAGAAAAAAATGGAAAAAAATATTCCGGTTGGCCGAATGGGCAAAGCTGAAGAGTTGGCGTCATTAGCTGCATGGTTGCTTTCTCCCCATAGCGGATACATAACCGGTCAAACCATTAGTCACGAAGGCGGAGTGATAAAAGGAATTTTTGGGTGA
- a CDS encoding purine-nucleoside phosphorylase: MMSSDKLEIAKNYLIKNGFSETMEASIILGSGLSGFTSFIQDAVEIPYSDIPGFPLTTVEGHHGSLISGSIENNNVMVFSGRFHHYEGHELKTTVLPIHLSKLFSVDKILISNAAGAVNTNFAVGDLMVINDLFRLFQKISASPSDKFSYNLYPYAEKTKEIAAGIGLNVQSGTYLYVKGPNYETKSEIRAFQRLGVDVVGMSTAPELMEAAKLKIPAAAISLVTNMAAGLSSSKLDHSEVKIAAESRKEDFAKLVIELIKKL; encoded by the coding sequence ATGATGAGTTCTGATAAACTGGAAATTGCAAAAAATTATCTGATAAAAAATGGCTTCTCTGAAACTATGGAAGCCTCCATTATATTGGGTTCAGGACTGAGTGGATTTACATCATTTATACAAGATGCTGTTGAAATACCTTACTCAGATATTCCCGGTTTTCCATTAACAACCGTAGAAGGGCATCACGGGTCATTAATTTCCGGATCCATTGAAAATAATAATGTGATGGTATTTTCTGGACGCTTTCATCACTACGAGGGGCATGAACTAAAAACAACCGTTTTACCGATTCATCTCTCCAAACTATTTTCTGTTGATAAAATTCTAATCTCTAATGCTGCCGGTGCCGTTAACACCAATTTTGCAGTTGGTGATTTAATGGTCATAAATGATCTGTTCAGACTTTTTCAGAAAATCTCTGCTTCACCATCCGATAAATTTTCATATAATTTGTACCCATACGCAGAAAAAACAAAAGAAATTGCTGCTGGTATCGGACTCAATGTTCAAAGTGGAACTTACCTGTATGTAAAAGGTCCTAATTACGAGACAAAATCCGAGATCAGAGCATTTCAGCGTTTAGGCGTTGATGTTGTTGGAATGAGCACCGCTCCTGAATTAATGGAAGCGGCAAAATTAAAAATTCCTGCCGCAGCCATCTCTCTCGTTACAAATATGGCAGCGGGATTAAGCTCTTCAAAATTAGATCACTCAGAAGTAAAAATTGCTGCTGAAAGTCGGAAAGAAGATTTTGCAAAATTGGTGATAGAACTTATCAAAAAGTTATAA
- a CDS encoding SatD family protein: MGTTITGDIVNSQSVEKAEIWLDPLKELFSSIGESPTVWEIYRGDSFQIAVSPKNSLRTALIIKSVIKKIPSKKLDVRLAIGISEEDVVANRVSEASSEAFVYSGQMLDTLKEKKVHLGIKSPWDDFDKEFNMIFKLALIIMNSWTNNSAEVAELLFSVSGITQVEIAERLGIAQSTVNDRIKRGAIYEIMEMEQYFRERIETQMPRSY; this comes from the coding sequence ATGGGAACTACGATAACAGGAGATATTGTCAATTCACAATCTGTAGAGAAGGCCGAAATATGGCTTGATCCTCTAAAAGAGCTGTTTTCCAGTATAGGAGAATCGCCAACTGTCTGGGAGATATACAGAGGAGACAGTTTTCAAATTGCCGTTTCACCAAAAAATTCATTGCGAACTGCTCTCATCATCAAATCCGTAATCAAAAAAATTCCTTCCAAGAAGTTAGATGTGCGGTTAGCGATAGGTATTAGTGAAGAAGATGTAGTTGCAAACCGGGTAAGTGAGGCATCCAGCGAGGCTTTTGTGTATTCAGGGCAAATGTTAGATACTTTGAAAGAGAAAAAAGTTCATCTTGGAATTAAATCACCCTGGGATGATTTTGATAAAGAATTTAATATGATTTTCAAGTTAGCACTCATCATCATGAATTCCTGGACAAATAATTCTGCCGAGGTTGCCGAACTGCTGTTTAGTGTTTCAGGAATTACTCAGGTAGAAATTGCGGAGAGGTTAGGAATTGCCCAGTCCACCGTTAATGATAGAATTAAGAGAGGAGCTATTTATGAAATTATGGAGATGGAGCAGTATTTTCGTGAAAGAATTGAAACCCAAATGCCCCGGAGTTACTAA
- a CDS encoding DUF3307 domain-containing protein: protein MILVKLILAHIIGDFFLQRGKWIESKEKKKWASPYLYLHVFIHFALMFLILWDLSALPVILLITISHYVIDGCKLTFHTEETRELWFAVDQVAHFGVLVAAWFFYWGGGDVSGLSDQFWILLTGLLFLTYPASYFMQHLMAPWSDQIDSGEKESLQGAGKYIGMLERVFVYLALITANAQVIGFLLAAKSVFRFGDLTRSKDRKLTEYILIGTLFSFLMAIIVGLLSTRLNYT, encoded by the coding sequence ATGATTCTTGTAAAACTAATTTTGGCACATATCATAGGTGATTTCTTTCTTCAGAGAGGAAAATGGATTGAAAGTAAGGAGAAAAAAAAATGGGCCTCGCCGTACTTGTACCTGCATGTATTTATTCACTTTGCACTGATGTTTCTCATACTGTGGGATCTGAGTGCTTTACCTGTCATTTTGTTGATTACTATTTCACACTATGTAATTGACGGATGCAAACTGACCTTTCATACCGAAGAGACAAGAGAACTTTGGTTTGCTGTTGATCAGGTAGCCCATTTTGGAGTTTTAGTTGCTGCCTGGTTCTTTTATTGGGGTGGTGGAGATGTCAGCGGCCTGAGTGATCAGTTCTGGATTCTATTGACCGGCTTATTGTTTCTTACGTATCCGGCCTCATACTTTATGCAGCATCTGATGGCTCCCTGGAGTGACCAGATAGATTCAGGCGAAAAGGAGTCTTTACAAGGGGCGGGAAAATATATCGGAATGCTTGAACGGGTATTTGTTTACCTTGCTTTGATTACAGCAAATGCACAAGTTATTGGGTTTTTACTTGCGGCCAAGTCAGTTTTTCGTTTTGGAGATTTAACAAGATCAAAGGACAGGAAACTAACTGAATACATTTTGATTGGAACATTATTCAGCTTTTTGATGGCAATTATTGTAGGGCTTCTAAGTACAAGATTGAATTATACCTGA